The window CGACATGCGCGGCGAAACGGAAGCCCGACACTGGGGTACGTACCTCGAACTGGACCGCCCGCGCAAAATCGTTTTCACGTGGATCATCGACGAAAGCGGGGAGACGAACCCATCGGTCGTCACTTTGACGATTCAGCCCGAAGCCGAAGGGTGTCTCGCCACTATCGTTCACGAAATGGACGCGAAGTGGGTCGAATACGTTTCGCGCACCGAAGACGGCTGGGGGCGAATGCTCCATCAGATCGAAAACTTATTGGCTTGAGGTCGCGTACACAGCGGTTGGCTCATGAGGTGGCAGAGGTGCGAGGAAAGCCATTTGGCGGGAGGTTCCCTCCCGCGCTCGGCGCGGGTCTCCGACCCCGCCGTTCGGCCCGACCGCAGGTCTCCACTCCCGACGCTCGCCGCTCAAGACATGATGGACCAGAGGGGCACGCCGTAGGACGTGAGACCTGCGGTCGGGCCGAACGGCGGGGTCGGAGACCCGCGCCGAGCGCAGGCACCACTCATCTCCCGCGGGCGACGAATGGTGCGCCGGATAACGCCTACGCTTTGGGCTTTGAAAGTGGACTCGAAAACAAGGAAATCAGCCCCTCGGCGGCAGTCGGGTGGGTGAAGATCGTATCGCGAAGGGCCGTGTACGGCATGCCGCCGACCATCGCTGTTTGGACGGCTGCCAGCATTTCGCTGGCCTCCGCGCCGAACGCGGTAAAGCCCAGAATGCGGTCGTCGTCGCCGA is drawn from Fimbriiglobus ruber and contains these coding sequences:
- a CDS encoding SRPBCC family protein, which encodes MDSRVEARVSHRFKATAERVYDAWLAPEQVRVWMAAALKSFGLAADIRRIEIDARVGGKFFFSDMRGETEARHWGTYLELDRPRKIVFTWIIDESGETNPSVVTLTIQPEAEGCLATIVHEMDAKWVEYVSRTEDGWGRMLHQIENLLA